One Alkalinema sp. FACHB-956 genomic region harbors:
- the secF gene encoding protein translocase subunit SecF — MKLQVIKQRNLWWAISSAIILAGLISMVVSWTQIGAPLRPSLDFVGGTRLQLELDCSKVDCSKPIDLDGVRSVLKDQGLGGSSVQQVGDQGQNRPALSIRTNNLNVDAREKLLSALQEKVGAFNPQGTSIDSVGATLGRQIFSQGLLALLISFVGITVYLAFRFQFDYAVFAIVALVHDVLVTVGAFSILGLVAGIEVDSLFIVALLTIVGFSVNDTVVIYDRVREVIQEHPDKHINQVVDDAVNQTLTRSINTTLTTLLTLFAIFIFGGETLKNFALALIIGFAMGAYSSIFIASSLLALWREKTGKAFMAAPSLDVDGNDAEVAS; from the coding sequence ATGAAGCTTCAGGTCATCAAACAACGCAATCTCTGGTGGGCCATTTCCTCCGCCATAATTTTAGCGGGGCTGATTTCCATGGTGGTCTCTTGGACCCAGATTGGGGCCCCTCTCCGGCCTAGCTTGGATTTCGTTGGTGGCACCCGGTTGCAATTGGAACTCGATTGCAGCAAGGTTGATTGCAGCAAGCCGATCGACCTCGACGGTGTGAGATCGGTGCTGAAAGACCAAGGCTTGGGGGGCAGTAGTGTCCAGCAGGTGGGAGATCAAGGTCAAAATCGCCCCGCCCTCTCTATCCGCACGAATAATCTGAATGTGGATGCGCGGGAAAAGTTATTGAGCGCACTCCAGGAAAAAGTTGGGGCGTTTAATCCCCAGGGCACCTCGATTGACAGCGTGGGAGCCACCCTCGGACGGCAGATTTTTTCCCAAGGGCTGTTAGCGTTATTGATTTCCTTCGTTGGGATTACGGTCTATCTCGCATTCCGCTTTCAGTTTGACTATGCCGTATTTGCGATCGTGGCCTTGGTGCACGACGTGCTGGTGACCGTGGGCGCATTCTCAATTCTGGGCCTCGTGGCGGGGATTGAAGTGGATAGCCTCTTTATTGTGGCGCTGCTCACGATCGTGGGTTTCTCGGTTAATGACACGGTGGTGATCTACGATCGCGTGCGGGAAGTGATTCAAGAACATCCCGACAAACATATCAATCAAGTGGTTGATGATGCGGTTAATCAGACCCTAACCCGATCGATCAACACCACCCTAACTACCTTGCTCACCCTTTTCGCCATCTTTATCTTTGGCGGTGAAACGCTGAAAAACTTTGCCCTTGCGTTAATCATTGGGTTTGCCATGGGGGCCTATTCCAGCATCTTTATTGCCAGTAGCCTCTTAGCTCTATGGCGAGAAAAAACAGGTAAAGCCTTCATGGCGGCACCCAGTTTGGACGTAGATGGGAATGATGCTGAAGTTGCAAGCTAG
- a CDS encoding Npun_F0813 family protein, giving the protein MFILKRQDVDISSVQHPRKDQKIPILTYQGMTFRLLNVFQATQEEEARSLWRELTDNQGKACVLLEEPERYSIWGKVRLDQLTSDIPATGSSSSGEGGSPLLVQACLLMLQSMYLDIEDLMGTKQGSAFQRDVMAVFQKGRFSQAETADAVQQLLTADPLNSLQPPPWQESQMVLLLQEMYRLGKSYFGNTGFTRSVLDSLQDLSSQERKAFLDWLGSSQAGALWK; this is encoded by the coding sequence ATGTTCATTTTGAAACGGCAGGATGTAGACATCTCAAGTGTCCAGCACCCTCGGAAAGATCAAAAGATCCCCATTTTGACTTATCAAGGGATGACTTTCCGATTGCTGAACGTCTTCCAAGCCACTCAGGAAGAGGAGGCTCGATCCCTATGGCGTGAGTTAACTGATAATCAGGGCAAAGCCTGCGTCTTACTTGAAGAACCCGAGCGCTACAGCATTTGGGGCAAGGTTCGTTTAGACCAGCTAACCAGTGACATTCCTGCGACGGGATCTTCCTCCAGCGGCGAGGGGGGTTCACCTTTGTTGGTACAAGCTTGCCTATTAATGCTTCAGTCCATGTACTTGGATATTGAAGATTTGATGGGTACCAAGCAAGGCAGTGCCTTTCAGCGGGACGTGATGGCGGTTTTCCAAAAGGGGCGATTTTCCCAAGCCGAAACCGCAGATGCTGTACAGCAACTACTCACTGCGGATCCGTTGAACAGTTTGCAACCTCCCCCTTGGCAAGAATCTCAAATGGTGCTGCTTTTGCAGGAGATGTATCGCTTGGGCAAGTCTTATTTTGGCAATACTGGATTTACGCGCAGTGTTCTAGATTCCTTGCAGGATTTATCCTCCCAAGAGCGTAAAGCCTTCTTGGACTGGCTGGGGAGTTCCCAAGCTGGGGCACTCTGGAAGTAA
- a CDS encoding DedA family protein codes for MAEWIKSTMEALGYGGIALLMFLENLFPPIPSELIMPLAGFTAHEGRLNFQYVVLAGVLGTMVGTLPWYYAGKILGEPRLRVLADRYGKWLGMSGEDIDRANHWFYRHGNVTVLLCRLVPGVRTVISLPAGISEMPIGSFMLYSTVGTTLWVSLLTYAGYILGSNYELVDQYLAPVSKIVLVVVLLAFGVWLWRKQRSKKQL; via the coding sequence ATGGCGGAGTGGATTAAGAGCACGATGGAAGCATTGGGGTATGGTGGCATTGCCCTGCTGATGTTCCTGGAAAACCTGTTTCCGCCCATCCCATCGGAACTGATTATGCCGTTGGCGGGGTTTACGGCCCACGAAGGTCGCTTGAATTTTCAATATGTGGTGCTGGCTGGGGTGCTGGGTACCATGGTGGGTACGCTGCCTTGGTACTACGCGGGCAAGATTTTGGGAGAGCCTCGGCTGCGTGTTCTTGCCGATCGCTATGGCAAGTGGCTGGGAATGTCCGGTGAAGATATCGATCGGGCCAACCACTGGTTCTATCGCCATGGCAATGTCACGGTTCTCCTCTGCCGCCTGGTACCGGGTGTGCGCACGGTGATTTCCCTACCTGCGGGGATTAGTGAAATGCCGATCGGATCCTTCATGCTTTACTCAACCGTTGGTACGACGCTTTGGGTGAGTCTGCTGACCTATGCAGGGTATATCCTTGGATCCAATTATGAGTTGGTCGATCAGTATTTAGCACCGGTCTCTAAGATTGTTCTAGTGGTTGTACTCCTCGCCTTTGGGGTGTGGCTCTGGCGCAAGCAGCGTTCAAAAAAGCAACTCTAA
- a CDS encoding ABC transporter ATP-binding protein, protein MNQSPTIAAIPMASVIPSRIPTYLRAKGESPLKARSNYRSNYWHLLPYVRRQWRTIGQAMVCVLIFSAIWPILAAKSEVLFDAIGRGKVNQVIDLVIFAASIWAVQKVAQFGMDSLMAKAALAVSFDLRKDAFAHLQSLSLSYFEKAKTGDLSYRMTEDVDRIGEVINKLFHQFVPCILQLIGVLGFMIYRSWQLTLATLIIAPLMAVLIGWFGEQMRQLSHRSQRRVSDLSSMLVENFSGIRLIQAFAAEKYAIDLFAEEAERNRQAKYVTDKLRAIEYPVVGFLQALAFCFLFFLGVWLISQGTLKPEQFGSYCVAVSMLIDPINILASNYNEFKQGEASVDRIYELIAIEPTVMEDPQAVPLPEVSGKVEIVNVSFAYQPDRPVLRDLSLLAEPGDMIALVGSSGAGKSTLVNLLPRFYDPQDGQILIDGMDIRRVTLRSLRRQIGIVPQETTLFSGTIAQNIAFGQTEIDLDAVQEAAKIANAHQFIMQFPQGYHTWVGERGVNLSGGQRQRIAIARAVLLNPKILILDEATSALDSESEALVQEALERIMEGRTVFIIAHRLATVRSSDRILVMEKGQIIESGNHEQLLAANGRYAGFYAQQFS, encoded by the coding sequence GTGAATCAATCCCCAACGATTGCGGCCATTCCGATGGCCTCTGTCATTCCGTCTCGGATTCCAACGTACTTAAGAGCGAAAGGCGAGTCGCCATTGAAAGCGCGTTCTAACTACCGTTCAAATTACTGGCACCTTCTGCCCTATGTGCGACGCCAGTGGCGGACGATCGGTCAAGCGATGGTCTGCGTTCTGATTTTTAGTGCCATTTGGCCAATTTTGGCGGCAAAGTCAGAAGTTCTGTTTGACGCGATCGGTCGCGGTAAAGTCAACCAGGTGATTGATCTGGTGATTTTTGCCGCGAGTATCTGGGCTGTTCAGAAGGTGGCTCAGTTCGGCATGGATTCCCTGATGGCCAAGGCTGCCCTCGCCGTTTCCTTTGACCTCCGGAAGGATGCCTTTGCCCATTTGCAATCCCTCAGTCTGAGCTACTTTGAGAAGGCCAAAACGGGGGATTTGAGCTACCGGATGACGGAGGATGTCGATCGCATTGGGGAAGTGATCAACAAGCTGTTCCATCAATTTGTCCCTTGTATCCTGCAATTGATTGGGGTGCTGGGGTTCATGATTTATCGCAGTTGGCAACTGACCCTAGCGACGCTGATTATTGCGCCCTTGATGGCGGTGCTGATTGGCTGGTTTGGTGAACAGATGCGGCAACTGTCCCACCGCAGCCAGCGGCGGGTTTCTGACCTGTCCTCCATGCTGGTGGAAAATTTTAGTGGCATTCGCTTGATCCAAGCCTTTGCTGCGGAAAAGTATGCGATCGATCTGTTTGCGGAAGAGGCGGAACGGAATCGGCAAGCGAAGTATGTGACGGATAAGTTGCGGGCGATCGAATATCCCGTGGTGGGTTTTTTGCAAGCGTTAGCCTTTTGCTTTTTGTTTTTCTTGGGGGTTTGGTTGATTTCCCAGGGAACGCTGAAGCCGGAGCAATTTGGTAGCTACTGTGTGGCGGTGTCGATGCTGATTGACCCGATTAATATTCTGGCTAGCAACTACAACGAATTTAAGCAGGGGGAAGCTTCGGTCGATCGCATCTATGAGTTGATTGCCATCGAGCCGACGGTGATGGAGGATCCGCAGGCGGTTCCCCTTCCAGAAGTTTCTGGGAAAGTTGAGATTGTCAATGTCAGTTTTGCTTACCAACCCGATCGGCCTGTGCTGCGGGATTTAAGTTTGTTGGCAGAACCGGGAGATATGATTGCTCTGGTTGGATCCTCGGGGGCTGGAAAATCGACGTTGGTCAACTTACTGCCTCGGTTTTACGATCCGCAGGATGGCCAAATTCTGATTGATGGCATGGATATTCGTCGGGTGACGTTGCGCAGTTTGCGGCGGCAGATCGGCATTGTGCCCCAGGAGACGACGCTGTTTTCGGGCACGATCGCGCAAAATATTGCCTTTGGTCAAACGGAAATTGATTTAGACGCGGTGCAGGAAGCGGCTAAGATTGCCAACGCCCATCAATTTATTATGCAGTTTCCCCAGGGCTACCACACTTGGGTCGGTGAGCGTGGGGTGAACCTGTCCGGTGGGCAACGGCAACGTATCGCGATCGCGCGGGCGGTTCTGCTCAATCCCAAAATCCTGATTCTCGATGAAGCGACTTCTGCCCTCGATTCTGAATCGGAAGCGCTGGTGCAGGAAGCCCTGGAACGGATCATGGAAGGACGAACGGTGTTTATCATTGCCCACCGTTTAGCGACGGTTCGGAGCAGCGATCGAATTCTGGTGATGGAAAAGGGGCAAATTATCGAGTCAGGCAACCACGAGCAGTTATTAGCTGCCAATGGTCGTTATGCCGGATTTTATGCCCAACAATTTTCTTGA
- a CDS encoding XisH family protein, translating into MAKDLFHHVVKDALIAEGWQITHDPFPVDYGDVQMQIDLGAERLLAAQRDTEKIAVEVKSFTKPSAISEFHTAVGQYLNYRRALRSQEPARILYLAVPLQTYDDFFRLRFIQEGVQEYQLRLLIYDVEERRISQWIK; encoded by the coding sequence ATGGCAAAGGACTTATTCCATCACGTGGTCAAAGATGCGCTCATCGCAGAGGGCTGGCAGATCACTCACGATCCCTTTCCTGTGGATTATGGTGACGTACAAATGCAAATTGATCTCGGTGCAGAACGCCTCCTTGCCGCCCAGCGTGACACTGAAAAAATTGCCGTAGAAGTCAAAAGCTTCACCAAACCCTCCGCCATTTCCGAGTTTCATACCGCTGTTGGGCAATATCTCAATTATCGAAGAGCACTGCGATCGCAAGAACCCGCCCGAATTCTCTATCTGGCCGTTCCGCTCCAAACCTACGATGATTTTTTCCGACTTCGATTCATTCAAGAAGGCGTTCAGGAATACCAACTTCGCTTACTCATCTATGATGTAGAAGAACGGAGGATCAGCCAATGGATAAAATAG
- a CDS encoding XisI protein, whose amino-acid sequence MDKIAKYRQIVQSILLAHSQIQPAYGEIEMEVLFDQDRDRYQVLRAGWLQKKRVYGVLIHIDLKGEKIWIQYDGTEVGVANELMEQGIPKTDIVLAYHSPFIRQYDGFAVS is encoded by the coding sequence ATGGATAAAATAGCAAAGTACCGACAAATCGTACAAAGCATCCTACTTGCCCATAGTCAAATCCAACCGGCCTATGGTGAGATTGAAATGGAGGTGTTATTTGATCAAGACCGCGATCGCTACCAAGTTCTGCGAGCCGGGTGGCTCCAGAAAAAGCGCGTGTATGGTGTTTTGATTCACATTGATCTGAAGGGTGAAAAAATTTGGATTCAATATGATGGCACAGAAGTTGGGGTGGCCAACGAGCTGATGGAACAAGGGATTCCCAAAACAGACATTGTGTTAGCCTACCATTCTCCCTTCATCCGCCAATACGATGGCTTTGCTGTTAGCTAG